Proteins encoded in a region of the Perca fluviatilis chromosome 8, GENO_Pfluv_1.0, whole genome shotgun sequence genome:
- the wdr61 gene encoding WD repeat-containing protein 61, with product MSTQYSILFKQEHAHDDAIWTAAWGKSEADGTETIVTGSLDDMVKVWKWSDEKLELQWTLEGHQLGVVSVDISHNGAIAASSSLDAHIRLWDLESGKQIKSMDAGPVDAWSVAFSPDSKYIATGSHLGKVNIFGVESGKKEYSLDTRGKFILSIAYSPDGKYLASGAIDGIINIFDIATGKLLHTLEGHAMPIRSLTFSPDSQLLVTASDDGYIKIYDVQHANLAGTLSGHGSWVLNVAFSPDNTHFVSSSSDKSVKVWDASSRACINTFFDHQDQVWCVKYNSNGSKIISAGDDRAIHIYDCPM from the exons CACACGATGATGCTATCTGGACAGCAGCGTGGGGTAAAAGTGAGGCGGATGGGACAGAGACTATAGTCACCGGCTCACTAGATGACATGGTGAAAGTCTGGAAATG GTCAGATGAGAAGCTGGAGCTGCAGTGGACTCTGGAGGGCCACCAGCTGGGTGTGGTGTCAGTGGACATCAGTCACAACGGAGCGATCGCCGCCTCCAGCTCCCTCGACGCTCACATCCGTCTCTGGGACCTAGAGTCTGGGAAACAGATCAAGTCCATGGACGCCGGACCAG TTGACGCATGGTCGGTCGCCTTCTCCCCAGACTCTAAATACATTGCCACAGGAAGCCATCTTGGCAAGGTCAACATCTTTGGTGTGGAAAGTGGCAAGAAGGAATATTCCCTGGACACTCGAGGAAAATTCATCCTGAGTATAGCTTAC AGCCCTGATGGAAAATATTTGGCCAGTGGAGCCATCGATGGAATTATCAACATCTTTGACATTGCAACCGGAAAGCTGCTCCACACACTGGAAG GTCACGCCATGCCCATCCGATCCCTCACTTTCTCCCCCGACTCCCAGCTCCTGGTCACAGCCTCCGACGACGGCTACATCAAGATATATGACGT GCAACATGCCAACCTGGCCGGCACGCTGAGTGGACACGGATCCTGGGTTCTGAATGTGGCCTTCTCCCCAGATAACACCCACTTTGTCTCGAG CTCATCTGACAAGAGTGTGAAGGTTTGGGACGCCAGCTCCAGAGCGTGTATCAACACTTTCTTCGACCATCAAGACCAG GTGTGGTGTGTGAAGTACAACAGCAACGGCTCAAAGATCATCTCGGCTGGAGACGACCGCGCCATCCACATCTACGACTGTCCCATGTGA
- the slc25a44a gene encoding solute carrier family 25 member 44a, with product MHQKGAIQIIEWEDLDKRKFYSLGVFMTLTTRATVYPASLIRTLLQVQKGKALYSGTFDAFCKILRAEGVRGLYRGFMVNTFTLISGQAYITTYELVREYVSHYSPSNTVKSVVAGGAASLVAQTITVPIDVVSQQLMMQGQGEHLTRFKAKPKRMLATTKRRLTFGQSRDITVQIFAADGFRGFYRGYVASLLTYIPNSALWWPFYHFYAEQLSLLAPSECPHLILQALAGPMAAATASTITNPMDVVRARVQVEGRSSVVETFKQLLAEEGVWGMTKGLSARIISSTHTSVLIVVGYETLKRLSLRAELVESRHW from the exons ATGCATCAGAAAGGTGCAATCCAAATTATCGAATGGGAGGACCTGGACAAGAGGAAGTTCTACTCCCTGGGCGTGTTCATGACTTTGACCACCAGGGCCACCGTCTACCCGGCCAGCCTCATCCGCACTCTGCTCCAGGTGCAGAAGGGGAAGGCCCTCTACTCCGGCACATTTGATGCTTTCTGTAAGATCCTGCGAGCGGAGGGTGTGCGAGGCCTCTACCGTGGCTTTATGGTCAATACGTTCACCCTGATCTCAGGACAGGCTTATATCACCACCTATGAACTGGTGCGCGAGTATGTGTCCCATTACTCGCCCAGTAACACGGTAAAGTCAGTGGTGGCTGGAGGCGCAGCTTCCCTGGTGGCCCAGACCATCACTGTGCCCATAGATGTGGTGTCCCAGCAGCTGATGATGCAAGGACAGGGGGAACACTTGACTCGTTTCAAGGCCAAACCGAAAAGGATGCTCGCAACAACTAAGCGCAGACTGACGTTCGGGCAAAGCCGTGACATTACGGTGCAGATATTCGCAGCCGATGGTTTCAGGGGATTTTACAGGGGCTACGTGGCATCCCTACTCACGTACATCCCAAACAGTGCACTCTGGTGgcctttttatcatttttatgcAG AGCAGCTGTCCTTGTTGGCACCAAGTGAGTGCCCCCATCTGATTCTGCAGGCTTTGGCAGGACCAATGGCAGCAGCAACCGCCTCCACCATCACCAACCCCATGGATGTCGTTCGAGCCAGAGTACAG GTGGAGGGCCGATCGTCTGTTGTCGAGACGTTCAAGCAGCTGCTGGCAGAGGAGGGGGTCTGGGGGATGACCAAGGGCTTGTCGGCCCGCATCATTTCCTCCACACACACGTCGGTGCTCATCGTGGTCGGATACGAGACTCTGAAGAGACTAAGCCTGCGAGCTGAGCTCGtagagtccagacactggtga